The Neurospora crassa OR74A linkage group IV, whole genome shotgun sequence genome has a segment encoding these proteins:
- a CDS encoding U2 small nuclear ribonucleoprotein A': MRLTADLINNSLSYLNPLKEREIDLRGHRIPAIENLGVAGPHDAIDFTDNDIQVLGNFPLSPRIRTLLLARNRIAQIQSTLPNATPNLKNLVLASNNIGELADLEVLGRFPRLTHLVLTDNPVTKKENYRYWVLWLCPQVRFLDYVKVKDAERQKAKELFGTADEPTELAKTIKGIKSKTFDVGASSANGAAGSGPSSKLSRLKLTEKEKKKLQDLIKKADSLEEIIRLEKALNEGRLPPGIIAEDDDAMEE; encoded by the exons ATGAGGCTGACGGCAGACCTTATCAACAACTCCCTTTCCTATCTCAATCCGCTTAAGGAGCGAGAGATAGACCTCCGAG GACACAGAATACCTGCTATTGAGAACTTGGGCGTTGCTGGG CCCCACGATGCCATTGATTTCACCGACAACGATATCCAAGTGCTGGGCAACTTCCCGCTCTCTCCCCGCATACGCACCCTCCTGCTCGCCCGCAACAGGATCGCCCAGATCCAGTCGACCCTACCGAATGCGACCCCGAACCTGAAGAACCTCGTCCTGGCGTCCAATAATATTGGCGAGCTGGCGGATTTGGAGGTGTTGGGAAGGTTTCCAAGGCTTACGCACTTGGTCTTGACGGACAACCCCGTTACCAAGAAGGAG AACTACCGCTACTGGGTCCTCTGGCTGTGCCCTCAGGTTCGCTTTCTCGATTacgtcaaggtcaaggacgCCGAGAGGCAGAAGGCGAAGGAGCTGTTTGGAACCGCTGATGAGCCGACGGAGTTGGCCAAGACG ATAAAGGGAATCAAGAGCAAGACCTTTGACGTTGGCGCCAGCTCCGCCAACGGTGCGGCCGGCAGTGGTCCTTCCTCGAAACTTTCGCGTCTCAAGCTcacagagaaagagaagaagaagttgcaGGATCTGATCAAGAAGGCCGACAGCTTGGAGGAAATCATCAGATTGGAGAAGGCGCTCAACGAGGGACGGCTGCCACCTGGCATTATcgccgaggatgacgatgccATGGAGGAGTAA